A genomic segment from Thermostichus lividus PCC 6715 encodes:
- a CDS encoding chemotaxis protein CheW codes for MDYLKLRSQGLSCVLPLPVVEELINLPELATIPEAPVDIIGVMNVRGELVPVMHLGCRLGMTHPRCQETDVVILMAACGLRFGVLVNHVEDVVAIAPEDLLPEPDYGHLSAVNTAFVAGVARVHDELAIVINVERLIREPAAVANFASSVSEPDLESSAYHDFYARYWPTATPAQQALLKERQQHLSRSHEQTNEADERLSVGVFELAGELFAVPVTEIQQFIDLDRVAPIPGAPPFIVGHLHLQGNVIPLLDIREPLRLTRSPLPLKKAMVVSVNAMMTAILIQDIQTIMTYDYQQVQLSSFLSAHDNGHVGSIIQGSHVIKLLNLKQLLSKMMPSLAAA; via the coding sequence ATGGACTACCTAAAGTTGCGATCGCAGGGGCTGAGCTGTGTCCTGCCTTTACCAGTGGTGGAAGAACTGATCAATTTGCCGGAATTGGCGACGATACCGGAAGCGCCTGTTGACATTATTGGTGTTATGAATGTGCGGGGCGAGTTGGTGCCGGTGATGCATCTTGGCTGCCGTTTGGGAATGACTCATCCCCGATGCCAAGAAACCGATGTTGTCATTTTAATGGCTGCCTGCGGGCTACGGTTTGGTGTGCTGGTTAACCATGTAGAAGATGTGGTAGCGATCGCCCCTGAGGATCTATTGCCGGAACCAGATTACGGTCATCTGAGTGCCGTGAATACTGCCTTTGTGGCGGGGGTGGCACGGGTGCACGACGAGTTAGCCATTGTCATCAACGTGGAGAGGCTGATTCGCGAACCCGCCGCCGTGGCAAACTTCGCCTCATCTGTTAGTGAACCAGACCTTGAATCTTCTGCCTACCATGATTTCTATGCCCGCTATTGGCCAACGGCAACACCTGCCCAGCAAGCCCTCTTAAAAGAGCGGCAACAGCATCTCAGCCGGAGCCATGAGCAAACAAACGAAGCGGATGAGAGGCTGAGCGTGGGGGTATTTGAACTGGCAGGAGAGCTATTTGCGGTTCCGGTTACGGAAATTCAGCAGTTTATTGATCTTGACCGTGTTGCGCCCATTCCGGGGGCACCGCCGTTTATCGTGGGTCATCTACATTTGCAGGGGAATGTCATCCCGCTTCTTGATATTCGCGAACCACTGCGCCTTACGCGATCGCCCCTGCCCTTAAAAAAAGCAATGGTTGTCTCTGTCAACGCAATGATGACTGCTATTTTAATTCAGGACATACAAACGATTATGACCTACGACTATCAGCAAGTCCAACTGAGTTCATTTCTATCCGCACATGACAATGGCCACGTTGGCTCAATTATTCAAGGAAGTCATGTGATTAAATTATTAAACCTCAAGCAGTTACTGAGTAAGATGATGCCATCCTTAGCAGCCGCTTAG
- a CDS encoding hybrid sensor histidine kinase/response regulator has protein sequence MYIEDDELRSLYQVASSEHLHALEAGLLALETNPQDRSPLDQLLREAHSLKGDSRMLGVTEAEAIIHHIEEILSHWRQNRLVPSPHLFEGLYRALDAVKKIAHEAVTGEPANVSSFHVAAELLQFLEGASPAPDPPRPAEAEVDDLDALMSAPSSSPFLEDSSEISSQEEGTTAPTATVTGQDHYRIESVRVASSTLDSLMTAIGDLTVTQQRIARQQELIVEGLAYWEQAQVHLLASQRLLQPHPELLTLRQHYDHLRQQLDSLGRSLQQLQARAGVDDAHLTAVVNGLENEIQNLQFLPLGTIFNLLPRAVRDIAKEQKKEVQLVIEGAEVMVDRRILEGMKDPLTHLVRNALDHGIELPQERQQQGKPPQGTLTVRGRTNGNEVVIEVMDDGRGLDHDAIKQTALQRGLYSADALAAMSRSQVEALIFAPGFSTRAQVSSLSGRGVGLDVVRANVEELNGTINVISTAGKGCCFQITLRANRATVSILTVRLHDYVYGLPVEAIATTLLLRHEELILGGAEPTLLWEQQPVSISWLADILNQEGGIRHQPRYPCIILRHGDRYRGLIVDEIVNFQKVQLKPHHPFLSGIPHLLGVTVLETGDICHLLKPSALVTATGGDRPQPSTVLKPPTKPRILLVEDSLPIRTQLRRILERSGYEVTTAVDGADGFQQLRTGTFDAIVSDVEMPQQSGIEMTQRIRQLPEYQRLPIVLVTTLAAASDRQRALAAGANAYLTKGNFDQTLLLDTLRELIHEQN, from the coding sequence ATGTATATTGAAGATGATGAATTGCGCTCCCTGTATCAGGTTGCCAGCTCAGAGCACCTGCACGCGCTTGAGGCGGGGCTGTTGGCTCTGGAAACCAACCCCCAAGACCGCTCGCCCCTAGACCAACTTCTGCGGGAAGCCCACTCCCTCAAGGGAGACTCACGGATGCTCGGGGTGACGGAGGCCGAAGCCATCATTCACCATATTGAAGAGATTCTCAGTCACTGGCGGCAGAATCGCCTTGTTCCGTCGCCACACCTGTTTGAGGGGCTATACCGTGCCCTAGATGCCGTCAAGAAAATTGCCCATGAAGCCGTGACCGGTGAGCCAGCCAATGTCAGTTCCTTTCATGTGGCTGCCGAGCTGTTGCAATTTCTAGAGGGCGCATCCCCGGCTCCTGACCCCCCAAGGCCTGCCGAAGCGGAAGTCGATGACTTAGATGCGTTGATGAGTGCCCCCTCCTCAAGCCCCTTCCTTGAGGACTCCTCTGAAATATCGTCCCAAGAAGAGGGAACCACAGCACCGACAGCCACGGTGACTGGGCAGGATCACTATCGCATTGAGAGTGTACGGGTGGCCAGCAGCACGTTGGATAGCCTCATGACCGCCATCGGTGATTTAACAGTGACCCAACAGCGCATTGCTCGGCAGCAGGAACTCATTGTCGAGGGACTGGCGTACTGGGAGCAGGCGCAGGTTCACCTTCTTGCTAGCCAGCGCTTACTTCAGCCCCATCCAGAATTGTTGACCCTGCGGCAGCACTACGATCACCTACGGCAGCAACTCGACTCCCTTGGGCGATCGCTACAGCAATTACAGGCACGCGCAGGTGTTGATGATGCCCACCTTACAGCGGTGGTCAATGGCCTTGAGAATGAGATTCAAAATTTGCAATTTTTGCCCTTAGGTACCATCTTTAACTTGCTGCCGCGGGCGGTGCGAGATATTGCCAAGGAGCAAAAGAAAGAAGTACAACTGGTGATTGAAGGCGCGGAGGTCATGGTTGATCGCCGCATTCTCGAAGGCATGAAAGACCCCTTGACCCACTTGGTGCGCAATGCCTTAGACCATGGGATTGAACTGCCCCAAGAGCGACAGCAACAGGGTAAGCCTCCCCAAGGCACTCTCACGGTGCGGGGACGAACTAACGGGAATGAAGTGGTGATTGAGGTGATGGATGATGGTCGTGGCTTAGATCATGACGCAATTAAACAAACGGCACTCCAGCGGGGGTTGTATAGTGCCGACGCCTTGGCAGCAATGAGTCGGTCTCAGGTCGAAGCCCTGATTTTTGCCCCCGGATTTTCAACCCGTGCCCAGGTCAGTAGCCTCTCAGGGCGAGGGGTGGGGTTAGATGTGGTGCGGGCTAACGTCGAGGAGCTCAATGGCACGATTAATGTGATCTCGACCGCGGGGAAGGGGTGCTGTTTTCAAATTACACTGCGTGCCAATCGAGCCACTGTCTCGATCCTTACAGTGCGCCTGCACGATTACGTCTATGGTTTGCCGGTTGAGGCGATCGCCACCACGCTGCTGTTGCGCCACGAGGAATTAATCTTAGGGGGAGCAGAGCCAACCCTACTGTGGGAGCAGCAGCCGGTCAGCATCAGTTGGTTAGCAGATATTCTCAATCAAGAGGGGGGGATCCGTCACCAACCGCGGTATCCCTGTATAATTCTGCGCCATGGCGATCGCTATCGCGGGCTGATTGTGGATGAGATTGTGAACTTCCAAAAAGTACAGTTAAAACCCCATCATCCCTTCCTCAGCGGCATTCCCCATCTGTTAGGGGTCACTGTTCTGGAAACGGGAGACATTTGCCATCTGCTGAAACCTAGTGCACTAGTGACCGCAACCGGGGGCGATCGCCCCCAACCTAGCACTGTCTTGAAGCCGCCCACAAAGCCACGGATCTTACTGGTGGAAGATTCCCTCCCCATCCGCACCCAACTGCGGCGAATTTTAGAGCGCTCAGGGTACGAGGTCACCACCGCCGTGGACGGAGCCGATGGATTTCAGCAGTTGCGCACTGGCACCTTCGATGCCATTGTGTCTGACGTTGAAATGCCTCAGCAAAGCGGCATTGAAATGACCCAACGCATTCGGCAACTACCGGAATACCAACGGTTACCCATTGTGCTGGTGACCACCTTAGCCGCTGCCAGCGATCGCCAACGTGCCCTTGCTGCTGGTGCCAACGCTTACCTCACCAAAGGAAATTTTGACCAAACCCTGCTACTCGATACCCTAAGGGAGCTAATTCATGAGCAAAATTAA
- a CDS encoding TolC family protein, with protein MNYFAFALKRRLAARVVAIAPIAFGRMLISLTPAHAEVMSADQVAAMSVAAEVAVTPASIADPAPEPSVAQAPAAAVSQPALMPLNPTPDALALPTDVTIDLTQPLTLDQALEVAIRNNLGLQISELQLQRARAQLNQALGQLYPTFSFQASVGQATRPSGQPAYLPLNVQQQLSLQQQQQQQGLQQLTGQQLEASRILANQVQRLQQRFQGSQLTTFADQQNLELQQQLQQLQNSATQAVTPSSFTPVTLAPVNQLNSTNFFTNLFGATAGATSNAALVMNYTLFTSGGRAASIQAARDQVRFSELEVQRQLDQLLLDVSTDYYLAQQAKVQVQIAEAAVANAQVTLRDAVAFERAGIGTLLDVLTAEVSLANAQQNLSQARNLEVTTRRQLAQRLNVNQSVDVAIADRVEPEGQWPLSVEDSILLAFANRVELEQRLLQRQIALKNRQVALAAIRPQVSLFASGNMLDHLTDSLDPRFGYGVGIQMQLALFDGGNARASAARQEALAATAEAQYANQKDIIRLEVETAYINLKANETNITTARTAVTQATEGLRLARLRFQAGVGTQQEVTSAETNLTQAQGNLLAAILNYNRSLAVLKRAVGYPAQTRLSSATVAPAAQGQ; from the coding sequence ATGAACTATTTTGCGTTTGCCCTGAAACGACGATTGGCAGCTCGGGTGGTGGCGATCGCCCCAATCGCCTTTGGGAGGATGCTTATTAGCTTAACCCCAGCGCACGCTGAGGTAATGAGTGCTGATCAGGTGGCTGCGATGTCTGTAGCGGCTGAGGTGGCAGTTACCCCAGCAAGCATCGCTGACCCCGCACCTGAGCCAAGCGTTGCCCAAGCACCGGCAGCGGCGGTGAGTCAACCAGCATTAATGCCGCTGAACCCCACTCCAGATGCGCTGGCCTTACCTACCGATGTGACCATTGATCTGACACAACCCCTGACCCTTGATCAAGCTCTTGAGGTGGCTATTCGCAATAACTTGGGGCTGCAAATTAGTGAGCTGCAACTCCAACGGGCGCGGGCACAACTCAATCAAGCCCTTGGCCAGCTTTATCCCACCTTTTCTTTCCAAGCGAGCGTGGGGCAAGCCACTCGCCCTAGCGGCCAGCCCGCCTACTTACCTCTCAATGTTCAGCAGCAGCTATCCCTGCAACAGCAGCAGCAACAACAAGGACTGCAACAGCTTACGGGTCAGCAACTAGAGGCCAGCCGTATCTTAGCCAACCAAGTGCAGCGCCTACAGCAACGCTTTCAAGGTTCGCAACTCACTACTTTTGCCGATCAACAAAACCTTGAGTTGCAGCAACAACTGCAACAACTGCAGAACAGTGCCACTCAAGCGGTGACTCCCTCTTCCTTTACGCCGGTTACGCTTGCCCCCGTTAACCAACTCAACTCCACCAACTTTTTTACCAATTTATTTGGCGCGACCGCAGGTGCAACCTCCAACGCTGCCTTAGTCATGAACTATACACTCTTTACCTCTGGCGGCCGGGCAGCATCGATTCAAGCTGCTCGGGATCAAGTCCGCTTTAGTGAGTTAGAAGTGCAGCGACAACTGGATCAACTGCTCTTGGACGTGAGCACGGACTACTATTTGGCACAGCAAGCGAAGGTACAGGTGCAAATTGCCGAAGCAGCAGTGGCCAACGCCCAAGTGACCCTACGGGATGCGGTTGCCTTTGAGCGAGCAGGTATTGGTACCTTGTTGGATGTGTTAACGGCAGAGGTCAGCCTTGCCAATGCCCAGCAAAACCTCAGCCAAGCCCGTAATTTAGAAGTGACGACCCGGCGACAGTTGGCACAACGGTTGAATGTGAACCAAAGCGTCGATGTGGCGATCGCCGACAGGGTGGAACCCGAAGGCCAGTGGCCTTTGTCTGTTGAGGACAGCATTCTCCTTGCGTTTGCCAATCGCGTTGAACTCGAGCAGCGGCTGCTCCAGCGCCAGATTGCCCTAAAAAATCGCCAAGTTGCCCTTGCGGCCATTCGCCCACAGGTCAGTCTGTTTGCCAGTGGCAATATGTTGGATCATCTCACCGATAGCCTAGATCCGCGCTTTGGCTATGGGGTGGGCATTCAAATGCAACTGGCCTTATTTGATGGCGGTAACGCCCGTGCCAGTGCCGCCCGGCAAGAAGCCCTTGCCGCCACTGCTGAAGCGCAGTACGCCAATCAAAAGGATATTATCCGCCTTGAGGTGGAAACAGCCTACATTAACCTGAAGGCTAACGAAACCAACATCACCACCGCTCGCACAGCCGTTACCCAAGCCACAGAAGGACTGCGGCTAGCGCGGTTGCGTTTTCAGGCGGGAGTGGGCACTCAGCAGGAAGTCACCAGTGCCGAAACAAACTTGACCCAAGCCCAAGGCAACCTATTGGCGGCCATTTTGAACTACAATCGCTCCCTAGCGGTTCTAAAGCGTGCCGTCGGCTATCCAGCGCAAACGCGGCTGAGCAGCGCCACTGTGGCACCCGCCGCCCAAGGGCAATGA
- the cheB gene encoding chemotaxis-specific protein-glutamate methyltransferase CheB: MPIRVFLVEDSPIALSILKQLLQTAPDIVVVGTAVTGREALLQIPECQPDVVCTDLYMKEMDGREFTRQLMARAPRPVLVISVAVREAQTAFELLQAGATDVFPKPSSGLMADYDRNELINKIRVLAGVKVFTRPLQPRPTASARAPAYLQATVTAKQAAIVGIGASTGGPQAIAKILQDLPASFPVPIVCTQHISVGFLSGLVAWLARETRLRVTIANAGDTPQPGVVYFAPDSWNLEVDRRGKLSLSPPVEGERHCPSVNVMLRSLAAFYGEAAIGVLLTGMGDDGAAGMQAISRVGGITIAQDEATSIIFGMPKEAIALGAVRYILPIERIGTVLAELVAVTQDQ, from the coding sequence ATGCCCATCCGTGTTTTTTTGGTGGAAGATTCCCCCATTGCCCTGAGTATTCTCAAGCAACTCTTGCAGACTGCCCCAGATATCGTTGTGGTGGGAACTGCGGTCACCGGCAGAGAGGCACTGCTGCAAATTCCGGAGTGCCAACCTGATGTTGTCTGCACCGATCTCTATATGAAAGAGATGGATGGGCGAGAGTTTACCCGCCAACTGATGGCTCGTGCGCCTCGTCCTGTTTTGGTTATTAGTGTTGCCGTGCGTGAGGCGCAAACGGCGTTTGAACTGCTGCAAGCGGGAGCCACAGATGTCTTCCCAAAACCAAGTAGTGGCTTAATGGCAGACTACGACCGCAATGAACTGATCAATAAAATCCGTGTCCTAGCAGGGGTCAAGGTGTTTACCCGCCCCTTACAGCCGCGCCCTACCGCGAGTGCAAGGGCACCTGCCTACCTTCAGGCCACCGTTACCGCCAAGCAAGCGGCCATTGTTGGAATTGGCGCCTCAACAGGGGGGCCCCAAGCCATTGCTAAAATCTTGCAAGATCTTCCCGCCAGTTTTCCCGTGCCCATTGTATGTACTCAGCACATTAGTGTTGGGTTTTTGAGTGGCTTGGTGGCCTGGTTGGCACGAGAAACGAGGCTGCGGGTCACCATTGCCAATGCTGGCGATACGCCCCAGCCGGGGGTTGTCTATTTTGCTCCCGATAGCTGGAACTTAGAAGTGGATCGCCGCGGTAAGTTGAGCCTCAGTCCCCCTGTCGAGGGTGAACGCCATTGCCCATCCGTCAATGTGATGCTCCGCTCTCTCGCAGCGTTTTATGGTGAAGCAGCGATTGGGGTGCTGTTAACGGGGATGGGGGATGATGGCGCAGCAGGAATGCAGGCCATCTCTAGAGTGGGGGGTATCACAATTGCCCAAGACGAAGCCACGAGCATCATTTTTGGGATGCCAAAAGAGGCGATCGCCCTTGGCGCTGTCAGATATATACTACCCATTGAACGGATAGGGACAGTTTTGGCGGAATTGGTAGCGGTTACCCAAGATCAATGA
- a CDS encoding GDP-L-fucose synthase family protein, which yields MSLAEKYILVTGGTGFLGRQVTAELIRAGADCDKITCVGRQKYDLRRLDDCKEAVDGKQIVIHLAAHVGGIGLNQAKPAELFYDNLMMGAQLIDCAYRAGVEKFVCIGTICAYPKYTPVPFKESDLWNGYPEETNAPYGIAKKALLVQLQAYRQQYGFNGIYLLPVNLYGPRDNFDPASSHVIPALIHKIHSAQQRGETAIEVWGDGSPSREFLYVEDAARGIVMATQAYNEPDPINLGTGEEITIKDLVMMIAHLMDFNGEIHWQTDKPNGQPRRCLDTSQAAQAFGFRAQVSLAEGLRQTIAWYRALHHQG from the coding sequence ATGAGCCTAGCAGAAAAATATATTTTAGTAACGGGTGGCACTGGTTTTTTAGGCCGTCAAGTTACTGCCGAACTCATCCGCGCGGGTGCCGACTGCGATAAGATTACCTGCGTCGGTCGGCAGAAGTACGATCTGCGCCGCCTTGATGATTGTAAAGAGGCAGTGGACGGCAAACAAATTGTGATTCACCTTGCGGCCCATGTGGGCGGGATTGGCCTGAATCAAGCCAAGCCGGCAGAACTCTTTTACGACAACCTCATGATGGGGGCGCAACTCATTGATTGTGCCTATCGTGCTGGCGTGGAAAAGTTTGTTTGTATCGGCACCATCTGCGCCTACCCTAAATACACGCCGGTGCCCTTCAAAGAAAGCGATCTGTGGAATGGCTACCCTGAAGAAACCAACGCCCCCTACGGCATTGCTAAGAAAGCTCTGTTGGTGCAATTACAAGCCTATCGGCAACAATATGGCTTTAATGGTATTTATCTGCTTCCGGTTAATCTGTATGGCCCACGGGATAACTTTGACCCTGCCAGTTCCCACGTCATTCCCGCATTGATTCACAAGATTCATTCTGCCCAGCAGCGGGGGGAGACCGCAATAGAGGTGTGGGGAGACGGCAGCCCCAGTCGTGAATTTCTCTACGTGGAAGATGCTGCCCGGGGCATTGTCATGGCCACTCAAGCCTATAACGAGCCTGATCCAATTAACCTCGGCACCGGTGAAGAGATTACGATTAAAGACCTAGTAATGATGATTGCCCACCTGATGGATTTCAACGGCGAGATTCACTGGCAAACCGATAAACCCAATGGCCAACCCCGCCGTTGTTTAGATACATCTCAAGCAGCGCAGGCGTTTGGCTTTCGTGCTCAGGTTTCTTTGGCAGAGGGCTTGCGGCAAACCATTGCTTGGTACCGTGCGTTACATCATCAAGGATAG
- a CDS encoding response regulator, producing MQAFENTRYPSASTLEAVMPLPQMLQMLRTQQFTGIVRVAAHIPDTGRHLAYDLSVYHGNLTMAAKNLPTPEELLWLLGRMLKVGFMDTLMQYAQSRTANYSYRAILEAVVNTRALSWEDIEKAMTERLVTILERLAPHTCTIESQPNPEWDLSYGDLPHGIDPSTLLERIDSRKSLWQQLYPAIPSFEAIPRLHEGALATIHHEATAQHLQTWVNGENTIADIAEALYKDSLALASLYLRWVNDGLIGFVANDDSPVGLPIVLSVDDSPIVQAMIRRALGDRYEVISATSAIDALSLLNNRNVSLILLDVTMPEIDGFEFCRTIRKIEKFKEIPVIMLTAKDGLIDRAKGHMAGTNYYLTKPVDRDVLLSTIEKFI from the coding sequence ATGCAGGCCTTTGAGAATACTCGCTATCCATCAGCCTCTACCCTCGAGGCAGTTATGCCGCTCCCACAGATGCTACAGATGCTGAGGACTCAACAGTTCACGGGTATTGTGCGGGTGGCTGCTCATATCCCAGACACTGGGCGACACTTAGCCTATGACCTTAGCGTTTACCACGGCAACCTAACCATGGCCGCCAAAAATTTGCCAACACCAGAAGAGTTATTGTGGCTGCTCGGCAGGATGCTTAAGGTGGGGTTTATGGATACCCTGATGCAGTATGCCCAAAGTCGTACTGCTAATTACTCCTATCGCGCCATCCTTGAAGCCGTTGTCAACACGCGAGCCTTGAGTTGGGAGGATATTGAAAAAGCGATGACGGAGCGATTAGTTACTATCTTGGAGCGCCTTGCTCCCCATACCTGTACGATTGAATCTCAGCCTAACCCTGAGTGGGATCTCAGCTACGGCGACCTTCCCCATGGCATTGACCCCAGTACTCTGTTGGAGCGCATTGACAGTCGTAAAAGCCTATGGCAGCAGTTGTATCCAGCAATTCCTTCTTTTGAAGCCATTCCGCGTCTCCATGAGGGGGCATTGGCAACTATTCACCATGAGGCAACGGCTCAACACTTACAAACATGGGTGAATGGTGAAAACACCATTGCCGATATTGCCGAGGCGCTGTATAAAGATTCCCTTGCCTTGGCCTCCCTTTATCTGCGTTGGGTCAATGATGGCTTGATTGGTTTTGTGGCCAATGATGATAGTCCCGTGGGCTTGCCCATTGTTTTAAGCGTGGACGATAGTCCTATTGTCCAAGCCATGATTCGTCGTGCCTTGGGCGATCGCTACGAAGTGATTAGCGCCACCAGTGCCATTGATGCTCTGTCGCTGTTAAATAACCGGAACGTCTCTTTAATTCTTTTAGATGTAACAATGCCGGAAATTGATGGCTTTGAGTTTTGCCGCACCATCCGCAAAATTGAAAAATTTAAGGAGATTCCAGTGATCATGCTGACGGCCAAGGATGGCTTAATTGATCGTGCCAAAGGACATATGGCAGGCACAAATTACTACCTCACCAAACCCGTGGATCGCGACGTCCTGTTAAGTACGATTGAGAAATTTATCTAG
- a CDS encoding methyl-accepting chemotaxis protein, with the protein MRIRYQLYSLVGAISFMALTGLGVILLLNRAGEEALVVNEAGLVRGGTQRIVKLRLAGNPIDELVARNDRRINALINGDAEMEIPAAKDPQFRNIMLRLQSDWQQLKQELQQPQINVAQLTQDSEDFFKLTDEAVKAAELAAKASSQGVKVAETVIILLEIALLVVVILIINRIITLLSRLSSQIATSSNETAAALAEQEKVIAQQAASVNQTTTTMEELGASSRQSAEQAEASAAGAKQAMELATYGKDTVHHTVEGIDTLKGNVMAIAEKIMQLSEQTTQVTAISELVADIANQTNILALNAAVEAARAGEHGKGFSVVAQEVRKLADQSKKSAEKITTLIREVQAAMNGTVMVTDEGMKATNECAKLAHSTSETFATIANAIDAVHLNSQQIALSSKQQAVGVQQAISAMNAINLGAQETSTSVSQIKTATQQLVEAAETLQNLL; encoded by the coding sequence ATGCGTATTCGCTATCAACTGTATTCCTTAGTTGGTGCTATTTCCTTTATGGCTTTGACCGGTTTAGGGGTGATTTTATTATTGAACCGTGCTGGTGAAGAAGCTCTTGTGGTCAATGAAGCCGGTCTGGTGCGAGGAGGAACCCAACGCATTGTCAAGCTACGCCTTGCTGGAAATCCGATTGATGAGTTAGTCGCTCGCAACGATCGCCGGATCAATGCCCTGATCAATGGCGATGCCGAAATGGAGATTCCAGCGGCAAAGGATCCCCAGTTCCGCAACATAATGTTACGGCTACAATCGGACTGGCAGCAGCTTAAACAGGAATTACAACAACCCCAGATCAATGTTGCCCAACTCACCCAAGACAGTGAAGATTTTTTTAAGCTCACGGATGAAGCAGTCAAAGCAGCCGAATTAGCCGCTAAAGCTAGTAGTCAAGGGGTTAAAGTCGCTGAAACTGTGATTATTCTCCTAGAAATTGCTTTACTTGTAGTTGTTATCTTAATCATTAATCGAATTATTACCTTATTGTCACGGCTGTCGAGTCAAATTGCCACCTCTTCCAATGAAACGGCTGCTGCCCTTGCAGAGCAAGAAAAAGTGATTGCCCAACAAGCGGCTTCCGTGAACCAAACAACCACCACCATGGAAGAATTAGGCGCCTCCTCCCGTCAGTCCGCAGAGCAAGCCGAAGCTTCCGCCGCTGGTGCTAAGCAAGCCATGGAGCTAGCCACCTACGGTAAAGATACGGTGCACCACACCGTTGAAGGCATTGACACCCTCAAAGGCAATGTCATGGCGATCGCCGAAAAAATTATGCAATTAAGTGAGCAAACCACTCAGGTGACTGCCATTTCCGAACTTGTTGCCGATATTGCCAACCAAACCAATATCCTTGCCCTGAATGCCGCCGTGGAGGCAGCCCGGGCGGGGGAGCATGGCAAAGGCTTTTCCGTGGTGGCACAGGAAGTGCGTAAACTGGCTGATCAAAGCAAGAAATCGGCAGAGAAAATTACCACCCTCATTCGCGAAGTGCAAGCAGCGATGAATGGTACCGTGATGGTGACCGATGAAGGGATGAAAGCCACCAACGAGTGTGCCAAGCTAGCCCATAGCACGTCCGAGACCTTTGCCACGATCGCCAACGCTATTGATGCTGTCCACCTCAACAGCCAGCAGATTGCCCTCAGTTCCAAGCAGCAGGCAGTGGGGGTACAGCAGGCCATTTCTGCCATGAATGCCATTAATTTAGGTGCCCAGGAAACCTCCACGAGTGTATCGCAAATTAAGACTGCTACCCAGCAGTTAGTCGAAGCCGCTGAGACATTGCAAAACTTGCTATAA
- a CDS encoding response regulator — MSKIKVVLIEDSVVALEILQRLINSSEEVEVVGTALDGASGLEIIERTQPDVICTDLQMPGMDGLEFTKEVMKRFPRPVLVISNAVQPTDVDNIYNLMQAGALDFFPKPTTGSATDYERLKHTLVTKIRVLASKKTP; from the coding sequence ATGAGCAAAATTAAAGTGGTTTTAATTGAAGACTCAGTCGTTGCCCTTGAGATTCTACAGCGATTGATTAACTCCTCCGAGGAAGTGGAGGTGGTCGGAACAGCCTTAGATGGAGCCTCTGGCCTAGAAATTATTGAGCGCACCCAGCCGGATGTCATCTGTACCGATTTACAAATGCCCGGCATGGACGGGCTGGAGTTTACCAAAGAAGTGATGAAACGCTTTCCCCGGCCAGTGCTAGTGATTAGTAATGCCGTACAGCCGACGGATGTGGACAATATCTATAACCTGATGCAAGCGGGCGCCCTAGACTTCTTCCCGAAGCCCACGACAGGCTCTGCGACAGATTACGAGCGCTTGAAACATACCCTAGTCACCAAAATTCGTGTTCTGGCCAGCAAAAAGACTCCCTAG